The sequence below is a genomic window from Phoenix dactylifera cultivar Barhee BC4 chromosome 16, palm_55x_up_171113_PBpolish2nd_filt_p, whole genome shotgun sequence.
GATGAGAACTTTTTGAAATGTTTTGGTTAATGCCGAGAAACATCTTTATAACGATCATAGTCAAAGCATGCTTGTTGGCGAAATCATTTTTTACAATCCAAGGGAAGATTTCTTTATGCGAGAAAAGTGTGGTGATCCTTTCACCCGGAGGATGTCTTAGGGAAACGGCACTTGTTTTGGTCTCTACGGCAGTCTCGTTGCTTCATCGGCCAAGGGTAGTTGTACCGGCCAAATTGCTTTCGGGAGGGGGTTGCGACGCCCTACGCAGGCCTATTTGTCGCATGGTTGACTTGGAACATGTGGGGCTAACATTGGGCTGTCTGATAGCACATGATCACTTGGTATCGCACGGTTCATCTATTAATTTTGGGATTCCCTAAAATTTTTGATGCAGTTCAAATTTAATGGAACAGGATGATTAAAAGATGATTTAATATAGGCAAAAATTATGTACTGACTGTTATCGTCAACGACACTCGGATTTCGTGTACTTCTTCCTAGAAGCACTAATATGATGATCTGCCAGTTTGTTTACCTTTCCATAGCCTCCGGATCCAATGTTGAAATGAGCAAGATGGTTTTCATTTGACGATATAATTTGCTTCAATCTAAATCATTGCATGCATCATTGAGGATAGAATCTGGACAGCCTTATACCTATTCGTCTAACGACTAACGACCCAGCCAACCCATGCCTATCTATCGGTGGGTTGTGAAAACTTTAAATAGAATAATTATGTCATTAAAGTCGATTTCTGCCTTGCTAAGCTAAGCACTTTAAATAGATTAATTATGCATCACACAGCACAAGCATTCATGCCACGCGCATCACATCACAATTTCCAAAATCAGAATTGACCTTGGTGGATCATATATTCTGTCTCTAAAGTCTAAAATGTTGAGTTCCTAGTTCGCAGGTTTGTTATCCATCAATTGCTAGCCCTGACCGGAGAATTGGCCAAACCACctaatcctctctctctctctctctccccctttctcATAAATCTCCACCCTTCCAACCCCCAAAACCCCCTCCGAAAAAATTATTGCACAAAGTAACAATAAAATAAGCAATCATATCTCAAATAAACGAAATAAACCTCTTTGATCATATCATATATCACAGTCATGGTAAAGGAAACAATGACCACGGCCAAACAAAATCATGTCCAGAAAAAACGCAAACGCCGATCCGGCTCCATCATCATCACCATCATCTATCGGCAATATATAGAAGGAAGAAACAAAAGGATActccaaaaataaatagaagaaaaaaataaaaggaacagATGGAGCAGCAGGAGAAGGATGCATCTGATCTCGTCATCCTATCTGAAATCATATGATTAAAAATCATGCAATAATTGGCTATTTTTTATTGAGGACGATGGGGAGCacgatgatgaggatgatgatgaggaGCAAGATGATGGCAATGCAGGTCCACTTGCGGGTGTTCTTCTGGTGCTTGCGGGCCGTCTGAAGCTGATCGGTCCCGCGCCTGACAAAGGAGTGGGCCCGCCCGACCTGGCTCTCGATGTCGTCCAGCTGCTCCCCCTGCGCCGCCACCAGCACGGACATGTCCAAGAACACCTGCTGCAGCTCCAGCAGGCTCCTCTCGAGATCCGCCGCCGCCCCGTGCCTCTCCTGGATCTCGGCTATCACGTCCaaaaccctcccccttccctgcTCCTCGATCGCCCTCTGCAGGAACCTCTCGCCTTCTCCCGTCGCCACCAGGGTCTCCACCGTCTGCTCGTCGGGCTTCTCCCCGGTCACCGTGTAGTAGCGCCGCTCGACGGACTCCCGGTAATCGGCGGCGACCCTCTTCCGCAGCTCGACGAAGCCCTCCATCGAGTCCTTCAGCTTCTTGCGGAGGCCGGCGACGACGGAGGTGCGGGTGCGGTCCGTGGAGGTGCCGGGGCCGCACCCGGGAAGGGAGCGGTTCGCGGCGTTGGCGCGGTCGAGGGACTCGAGGCGGAGCTTGATGAGCTTCGCCTTCTTCAGGGCGGTGGCGACGTCGCCGTCCATGCGGGCGCGGAGGTCGCGGACGGCGGAGGCGGCGTGGAGGGTCTTGGAGGCCTCGTTCGACTCGTGGAGCCGGTGATGGATGCGCTCCACCTCCTTGAGCTCGTCCTTGATCGCCTCCACGTCCTCGAAGAACCTGTCCAGATTGGCGCCGCCGGCCGCGGACGCGGACGAGTTGCGGCTCATCTGGACGTCGCCGCTGCTCCCATCCGCTTCCCGCCTCCACGATCCCGAGAAGAGGCTGTTCATCGTATCTTAACTTCCTATTTTTGTACCTCTCCTAGAATTACTCCGTTCTCCGATGTGGGACAACCAATTCGGCCGGCAGTGGTCCGGATGATAgacaagaagaaggagaaggagaagagggggtggggaaagaggagaagagagacgGGAAATAGAAGGAAGCTGGCCGCCAGGATTGGGATTtaataaaagagagagagagagaaaaaaaaacgcGGCTTTGAATGGGCCGTGGTCATATAGGCTTTCCTTCGATGGGTTTTCGGTCTCCGATAGCGGGATGAAGGAGAAGGGCCACTTCGACTCCGACGACTCGTCAAAGTCTCCGAGTTGGGGGACGATGAGAGGATCTTTTGATATCCCTACCCGGTTTATTTGGTCAGTTGACCCGATTGAAGTTTCTATGGGCGAAATCTGAAACTCGACGTTATTTCATTACATCATGATGAAGTGTAGATCAAGGAAAGATGGGTGGAAAATATCGGCACCGTTGTGATTAATGTCTTCCCTTCTCACCACGTTGGTAATGGCCGGTAGTGgctagaaatttttttaaaatatatatgtgGGCCCCATAATGTCTTATTTGGAATTTTCATTTAATGGTCAACGCGTGTTAGAATTAGACCGTGGATCATCCTTTCTTGTTCATTAGAAGGCTAACCGGTATATTGGTTGCGTACCCACCAATGTTGTTTTTCGTACATTTTCCGAGCTGCTTCCACCCATCTTTTGCTTTGCTGATTCGTATGTGATTTGAAATAATGGGGTCGTCTTCTGGATCGCTATATGAGTTTTGGATTTCGTGTTATAAAGTTCTATATCGAGCACAAGTGGGTATTGGAAGGAGACGGATGGGATCGTCACCAAATTATATTTAGTCTCCATATTGTTTTCTTTGACTCATTCTTCCAATTAGGaaacgctctctctctctctctcgggcaTGAGGCATGATGTGGGGCGAAGCGATAAGGCTGCTTCGTGGAGGTCTTTTCTTCTGTATTTAATTAATTGTCTTTCGCTTCGGCTTTTTGTCCGTTTCATTTCGCAGAACGCTTCCAGAAGTGCCTCGTCATCATGCCGGTTGTCGTTCGTTGAATATTTCCATAGGCCAATTTatttcctttaaaaaaaaaaattggacttttttttttgtttgcatatATATCTCTTCCCCTTGTAAATTAATCGTACAGAGAGATCCGTTTTAGGTATTTGCAAAGGGAGATTTTTAGCTTGGAAATTTTACACTTGACTCTTTGGATCTTCCAGCGAGTGAACTACATTGCTCCTCAACATAATTTGATAAAGATGGGAAGAATGGAGTGCTAGAAATGGAGGCCAAAAATTGGAATCTTTGACCGGTACTTCCTTTCTCGAGTTTCCTTCTTTGTACGAGTATTATCTACGGTTGAAGAGGTCAAATAAGTAgattggaaagaaaagaagggacgGCGAAAATATGGATCCATGATAGTTACGTTTATGGAAAATTTCCGGGTCAGTGTGTTCTCATGATTGGCTTACTTGATGCATCTCTTCTTGGTGCAAGCAACAAGATGAGGTTCCATAGTCCAATTAGCTCTGCCAGCCCTCATATTCATGGAGTCCGGCAAACATCCTTGCAATTTTTACCTCCAAAGCAGTCACAGGACTGCTTCTGATCTTAGTTCCATGCTGTCATTTTTCTGTGACTTCCATGCTGATGTTTTGgaggaataatatatatataccattAATGTCATGGGTAAGGTGAAAGTGACGACATTTCACTTTCAAATACACCTTACTCTGGTTGATATTGTTTGTTGATCACAAAAATCATTGTAAACTTGGAGAGTGATGAAACCCTCCAGGCTCAGCAGAATGCCCTCCACAGGTCAGAAAGCCCTACTTTCTACTGCTTCACTGAAAATTGCTTTAGTTTGGATCTCTGGTTGGATTACTGGGCTCAACTTCCTTAGACTCAAGCAGAAAAAAcacacaggaaaaaaaaaaaaacataaaaaacaaAGTACCATGCTGAATGAGCATTAATTGCATAAGCAAAATATTTCTAAACACAAGCACAGATCAATATCCAACCCTGACCAGCAAGGATCTAGCAAATAAGTAAACAAAAGCTTACGGGCAGGTATTTGTGCTGCCCCATATCATTCACCGACCTCTCAGTCAAAAGGATCAAATTCTCCTTAAAAGGAGAACTGAAAACTATTATTAAACATAATTGGCTGACTTAAGATCAGAAGCAGCGGATGCTAGGTTATCATTTGATAATATGGACAAAACGTACTCCTCCATGTTCAGGGCAAGTCTTTTCAAGGGCACCATGGACCAAAAGAATCTTCAGGCTGAAACGAAACAAAGGATACAACACTAGCTGCTGAAGCACTGGACAGTGACATGAAATTTCAACTATCAGCTGATGATAAACACATCTTGGCTTCCATCGTTCAAATTATAATTTACAACTATGAAATAAGACAATACTTCCAACTGCTGAATCATAAGTTGCATCGTCGCACCAGCTCAAGATGTTTCAACTAGGGCACTGCAGTGCAGTAAGGTAGAAAGGATGTCCTCGACTTGTACCAGAAGACCATCTTTTTACATCATCACCAAGTACTTCCTCAGAAGGTTTTAGCTTCCAATGCAATTCATAATTTGATAAATCATATGTCCCAGGCGTAAATATGCAGATCCTAAGAGGAACTTCGGCAGTGCATGCTGGCTCCAGTTTAAGCTGAGTAGAGCTTGCCCCACACCAAACATAGGGAGAGATGCTTTCAGATAATGGCTTCCATGGACGGCTTGCTTGAACATTGGAGATTACCTTAATTTCATCCACCAGAGATATATCATGCCATCCTTGATTTCCAGAAGGATCAGAAGACTGAACAGCATCACTTATTTGGTCTGTCCCTGGCAGGGTATCAAAGGTTGTGAGCCTGATGGACACACTGGTTTCAGAACAGTTGCGGATAGTCACACGGGCACTAGCTTCACAGAAAGAAGTGGAGAAATCGTGATTAATCATGCGGGGCCCATCCATTAGCCACCATATTGGGCTCTTGCTGGTGATACTGGAAAACAGAAAGGCAAGAAATCCATCAGAACATACTAGACCCCTGGAAGCTCATGCACAACCCAGCAGTCATCTGGTTTTAGCTCTTGCCTGCAATGACATGAATGACTGGACAAAAGTTGTGATGATGCTTCTGGCGCAACGTCTGGATTACCGCCTAGGATGCTTGAGATTAGGATGAAGTCGACAATGCTTGGACTTCCCTGAATTGCACAGTACAATTGATGAATCCTGTCGAATGCTAtgctcaagagaagaaagaacagGGTAGTATCATTCATTTAACATTTCATGTATGAAATTACAAGCATTGCAACAAACATATATTAGCTCTATAGGTAGTGCAACCAATAGCATCTATTGCCGATACAAATATATGTTAAAAAGTTAACATCTCCTATGCAGATTATATATTGGGGGATATCTGCTAAGCAGAACAGACAAAGCATACCACAAAAAGAAACTGACATAAGGACAAAACAATGGGAATCACATTTCAAGAACCATGCATCACTCATAAAATTTTAGGTAACATCATTATGCATTTAATGGAACGACATTCCACCTGAAAAGCGACAAAGTCAAATGACATTTCCAGTAAGAATCCAATGATTTGTCAAAAAATGATGGTGATACAAATGGTAAAGTTCCAAGAGAGGAGGGGATGGCGAGAGCTTTAGAGTATAACAGGGATTTCAAAGATCTAAACTTATGCAACCTTCAGGCATAAAGTAACAAGACTTTGTACAATTTTCATCACAAATTACAGAAGAAAATATTAAGATAGATCCTAAGGTATCACTATATTTGGAACATATTGCATTTGGAAGCATCAAGATACAGAGTTCAGGGTTGTGAAGAACCAAGAGTCAAAAAGTTGAAGTGTTGATAAGCATCCCAAAACAGATGGCAAgatattaaagattttaatgtCACACAGTTCCAGTTGTTGGAGCATTTAGCAAATtaattctttttaaaaaaaatcaagggaGTCTCATAACCCTGTTCAAACAGCTTGAGAGAATGAAAAGCTCCAAATGCCTAAGTATTGATTATAAATGTGCTAAATTTCCCAGAACTTGTAGGCACCAAACAGTTTATTCAACTAGCAGTAAaaaaattgttgaaaaattatgCAACAGTTCATAACTTCATACTGATTCAGTTTTACTAGAGCTATGTAAATGATATTGAGAAGTATATAGATAACCagttaatataattaaaaaagaagTGGAATCTGCTGAACCTGCACCAACTTCCCCTGGTGATATCGTTCATGGTGGTGAAAATCAACCAAAGGTGACCTGGAAATATCAACTAAAACTTTATTGCTTCCCTGAGGACCCAGTAGTACATCACTTCCTTGGACACCGagatttctttctttatttgtgcTTCTACAATCCTGGAACGCAAATTAATTAATGGAGTTTTAAATACGAAATGGCAATGTAAGATATTTTGTATAGCCCATTACTTTTTATTTCTATAATTTCCATATCCCGATTAAGATCTTGCTATAACAacatttttttcgttttttttcttGGGGTACAATAAAGCTTGCAAACCTTTAGCTTAAAGAAGCACGATAATGCTTGACCAGCAGATAAAGTTTGTGTTGGGCAGATAGAAACATATGCTGGCAGTGTTGATATCTCCAACTGATCTCCGGCACATGACAGCTGATTAAGACAGAATGTCTCCGAACTTGTCCTGTTCACAATGTCCAAGCGCACAAGAAACTCCTGCAACCTCGATGGGCAAGGAGTGATCAGGAATGATACATCTAACGATGGcaatacctgcaaaatgaaGCAAATATTACTTGAGAATTCACAGTTGCAAGAGTCAACCTGAAGATCAGTAGTCCAACAAAAGACTCCAAGAATCATAATGAACCAGAAACCTTAAGAAATCATTTGTTAGAAAACAATATGTTGAGAAGGCTAATGACTTGTAGAAACATGTTTGGAAGAACAAGGTCAAGAATTACAAAGTAAAATCTTCTATAGAAGAACTTTAATCCGGGAAAGAAAGTGGGAGTCTCATGGTGGTCATCTCCATCGAACTGGTGGATTCATCAAAAACAAACTTAACATATATGTCATCTTGGGTCATAGTCAGGTTGTCATAACATACAAAGCAAACTCTTGATGATATATGCTTTTGTAATGGCTCTAAAACACATTAATTATGTGTCTTCAAGATCACACGGATGGAATAGAAGGACCATGAATTTCCCCCTTTTTCCAAGAGCGCCATGATCTTCTATGATATATCAGTAAATTTTTAAGAATACAATGAGATCAATTTCATGGATCCTACTTCTACATTGGCTCCTATACAGTGCAACTTCAAAACAAATGTCTTTAACTTTTTCTGACCTTCcgattaaattttcttgaaacTACTCTCCAACACGTTGAAGAGATTGTGGGCTATCCCCTCATGATATTTATACCATTTGTCATAGTTGAAACTTGATACTCATCAATATGTTTCGGGATGGGTTGAGCCCAGAACCGTAACAAGGCTCTTGCCATTCCAATAGTAAtcagttaaaatcaaccttgaTAATAGAACCTCATAGGAATTTCATCTATGATTTATATCAGATATAACATATAAAGTGCAAGATGGAGCGTTTCGATCAAGTTTACAATTAAATGTGAGGCGAATTCCCAAAACAAGGTATTAATCTACAAAAGAAACCTAGAAGTCAGTATGTGAAGAAGATAATGGAATGAGAGAAGTTGTTTCATCATTTCACAAACTCAAGCTTAAATGAAATTACAGGACTAGTTTCTCCTTTTATATAGGCCTATTTTCAACTAAAGCTGTATTGGTTCTGCTGCAGAAACAGAACTCTAAACCAAACAatatcaaagaaaaaataatttttaaatacacTATGAATCCCATCAGTTAAACTTGAAAAGTAAATATAAGGAATGAGGCCATATGGTGGCTGGCCAACCAAATTATTCTCCATATTGTGGTTGGCCACTTCTAAATTCTCTCcaaatcttccctttttctccttttcatcCTTTCTTTTCTCCTATCTTCTCATTTTTCcatttttcctcctttcttctaTCTACACTCTTTTCTATCTTTCTGTTCCTCTTCTTAAAAACTATCAGGCATCTTTCTATTTCCTCTTCTCTTAGGCGGGAGGGTCCACTTTGACCAACTGGATCCCCCAAAGACTTATTACTACCAGCTGGCCACTTATTTTCTGCAGAACAAATGAGAAAACAGCAAAACTAATATAAGAGAGGTCTTTTAGCAGAATATTACACCAAAGCCTCCATCCCATCTAATGCCAGCTCAGATGATTCTCAAATTTTCAAAGCAATGGAAATGTTTTACAAGCAAGATCATATTACATAAATAATCATTTTTAATCTAGCagagcatttaaatagaaatattCCAAGAAATCAGTAGACAATAAAATAGCTTTTTTCTTAGAAATTTTAAGAatattatcatgcctaattaATTGTATTTTTGTATAAATAATTAGAGTTACACCACAAGCATGCACGCATGCATGCACACACTTTCAAACCATTAAGGGATCATTCTTGGAGCGTCACTTTTTGTTAAACAGTTAAAGCATACAAAGGACGTGATGCTCCCATCAGGGAAATAGACCATACCAAGCTGAAGCATCATAAAACCTATTTCTCTCTTCCCCTATTCCTCCTTTATAGCATAATTCCTAGGTCAAAACTCTACAATTAGGCCAATGAAGTTCTTGAGATTGACAAATAATAGGCACTATTACTCGCAAAAAATCTGCAAACCAGGACAATTAACAAAAAACCTTGTTAACATATCTTAATTAACTTGGAAATTTATTGTTTATATGGAAGGGGCACTAAAATATTTTGCTAAGTTGTCCTCTCAATAAAGGTACCAAAATACCATCCCAATCAAATGGTTACTTTAGATTAAAGGCTCTATTGGTTTATAACATCACATTGAAAATTCAAATGGAATTTATACTATATATGTTCTCTCATTTCATCTAAACAAAACTTTCATATctttatattttctattttacgAGGAAAATAAATCTCATATAACCAAGAATCACTGAAATCCTTGCAAAGATCTAACCATCACCCATCAATGCAACAACTATGTCTGCCTCTTCG
It includes:
- the LOC103705725 gene encoding syntaxin-121-like produces the protein MNSLFSGSWRREADGSSGDVQMSRNSSASAAGGANLDRFFEDVEAIKDELKEVERIHHRLHESNEASKTLHAASAVRDLRARMDGDVATALKKAKLIKLRLESLDRANAANRSLPGCGPGTSTDRTRTSVVAGLRKKLKDSMEGFVELRKRVAADYRESVERRYYTVTGEKPDEQTVETLVATGEGERFLQRAIEEQGRGRVLDVIAEIQERHGAAADLERSLLELQQVFLDMSVLVAAQGEQLDDIESQVGRAHSFVRRGTDQLQTARKHQKNTRKWTCIAIILLLIIILIIVLPIVLNKK